A region from the Microcebus murinus isolate Inina chromosome 27, M.murinus_Inina_mat1.0, whole genome shotgun sequence genome encodes:
- the R3HDM4 gene encoding R3H domain-containing protein 4 isoform X2 translates to MLLRLFSNSWPQVVLQPQPPKVVGMSTRPLPGCLPTLAGSQVKRLSASKRKQHFINQAVRNSDLVPKAKGRKSLQRLENTQYLLTLLETDGGPPGLEDGDLAHPAAPGIFAEACNNATYVEVWNDFMNRSGEEQERVLRYLEDEGRSKARRRGPGRGEDQRREDPAYTPRECFQRISRRLRAVLKRSRIPMETLETWEERLLRFFSMSPQAVYTAMLDNSFERLLLHAVCQYMDLISASADLEGRRQMKVSNRHLDFWPPELLLSAYLEQHS, encoded by the exons ATGTTGCTAAGGCTcttctcgaactcttggcctcaagtggtcctccaacctcagcctcccaaagtggtaggcaTGAGCACCCG GCCTCTTCCAGGCTGTCTGCCCACTCTGGCCGGCTCCCAGGTGAAGAGACTTTCGGCTTCTAAGCGGAAGCAACACTTCATCAACCAGGCAGTGAGGAACTCAGACCTCGTGCCCAAGGCCAAGGGGCGGAAGAGCCTCCAGCGCCTGGAGAACA CCCAGTACCTCTTGACCCTGTTGGAGACAGATGGAGGCCCACCTGGCCTGGAGGACGGGGACCTAGCACACCCCGCGGCACCAGGCATCTTCGCGGAGGCCTGCAACAACGCCACCTACGTGGAG GTCTGGAATGACTTCATGAACCGCTCCGGCGAGGAGCAGGAGCGCGTGCTCCGCTACCTGGAGGATGAGGGCAGGAGCAAGGCACGGAGGCGCGGTCCTGGCCGCGGGGAGGACCAGCGGAGAG AGGACCCAGCCTACACGCCCCGAGAGTGCTTCCAGCGCATCAGTCGGCGTCTGCGAGCTGTGCTCAAGCGGAGCCGCATCCCCATG GAGACACTGGAGACCTGGGAGGAGCGGCTGCTCAGGTTCTTCTCCATGTCCCCCCAGGCCGTGTACACGGCCATGCTGGACAACAG CTTCGAGAGGCTCCTGCTTCACGCCGTCTGCCAGTACATGGACCTCATCTCGGCCA GTGCAGACCTGGAGGGCAGGCGGCAGATGAAAGTCAGCAATCGCCACCTGGACTTTTGGCCACCGGAGCTGCTCCTGTCTGCCTACCTGGAGCAGCACAGCTGA
- the R3HDM4 gene encoding R3H domain-containing protein 4 isoform X1, translating to MVALENPEGGPEVATAEGAPGGRRLLPLPGCLPTLAGSQVKRLSASKRKQHFINQAVRNSDLVPKAKGRKSLQRLENTQYLLTLLETDGGPPGLEDGDLAHPAAPGIFAEACNNATYVEVWNDFMNRSGEEQERVLRYLEDEGRSKARRRGPGRGEDQRRAARWALAEDPAYTPRECFQRISRRLRAVLKRSRIPMETLETWEERLLRFFSMSPQAVYTAMLDNSFERLLLHAVCQYMDLISASADLEGRRQMKVSNRHLDFWPPELLLSAYLEQHS from the exons ATGGTCGCCCTGGAGAACCCGGAGGGCGGCCCGGAGGTGgcgacggcggagggcgccccgggcgggcggcggctgcT GCCTCTTCCAGGCTGTCTGCCCACTCTGGCCGGCTCCCAGGTGAAGAGACTTTCGGCTTCTAAGCGGAAGCAACACTTCATCAACCAGGCAGTGAGGAACTCAGACCTCGTGCCCAAGGCCAAGGGGCGGAAGAGCCTCCAGCGCCTGGAGAACA CCCAGTACCTCTTGACCCTGTTGGAGACAGATGGAGGCCCACCTGGCCTGGAGGACGGGGACCTAGCACACCCCGCGGCACCAGGCATCTTCGCGGAGGCCTGCAACAACGCCACCTACGTGGAG GTCTGGAATGACTTCATGAACCGCTCCGGCGAGGAGCAGGAGCGCGTGCTCCGCTACCTGGAGGATGAGGGCAGGAGCAAGGCACGGAGGCGCGGTCCTGGCCGCGGGGAGGACCAGCGGAGAG CTGCCCGTTGGGCTCTTGCAGAGGACCCAGCCTACACGCCCCGAGAGTGCTTCCAGCGCATCAGTCGGCGTCTGCGAGCTGTGCTCAAGCGGAGCCGCATCCCCATG GAGACACTGGAGACCTGGGAGGAGCGGCTGCTCAGGTTCTTCTCCATGTCCCCCCAGGCCGTGTACACGGCCATGCTGGACAACAG CTTCGAGAGGCTCCTGCTTCACGCCGTCTGCCAGTACATGGACCTCATCTCGGCCA GTGCAGACCTGGAGGGCAGGCGGCAGATGAAAGTCAGCAATCGCCACCTGGACTTTTGGCCACCGGAGCTGCTCCTGTCTGCCTACCTGGAGCAGCACAGCTGA
- the KISS1R gene encoding kiSS-1 receptor yields the protein MARTQPPPPPPGRAFTGPGRNPRGPVLNLLNAFPDPQTPSRPGLGLHSCCSTDTPQLKGQPPAGPTPTPGPVSSHWSPALRTPFLSFMDDDFPTDKGGARQRVPNRPRGSASQGLGTAALGFWFATFSPKPPTPCRAWRSLPAGWYLPLRGPQQPPRSPPAPARCSRTVTRAAPGREGRGRGRRAREWRRGRGAERRRERREGGDEGGAGYKRAAAEAGASRAASEPSQAALRPPAESLPELRPRISRGWLRGRSRRPSRSAILEGGGEEEGGEALHAVATAAPNESWWAPGNASGCPGCGANASDGLAPAPRPVDAWLVPLFFAALMCLGLAGNSLVIYVICRHKQMRTVTNFYIANLAVTDVTFLLCCVPFTALLYPLPAWVLGDFMCKFVNYIQQVSVQATCATLTVMSVDRWYVTVFPLRALHRRTPRLALAVSLSIWAGSAAVSAPVLALHRLSPGPRTYCSEAFPSRALERAFALYNLLALYLLPLLATCACYGAMLRHLGRAAVRPAPADSTLQGQLLAERAGAVRAKVSRLVAAVVLLFAACWGPIQLFLVLQALGPAGAWHPRSYAAYALKTWAHCMSYSNSALNPLLYAFLGSHFRQAFRRVCPCAPRRPRRPRRSGPPDSAAPHAELHSLAAHPAPARTPKPRSNGPAARRLCVVGEHTAPL from the exons ATGGCTCGgacgcagccgccgccgccgccgcccggccggGCCTTCACCGGGCCGGGCAGGAA TCCCAGGGGACCCGTCCTGAACCTTCTTAACGCCTTCCCAGACCCCCAGACTCCTAGTCGCCCTGGCCTTGGCCTGCACAGCTGCTGCTCCACAGACACGCCCCAGCTGAAGGGCCAGCCACCTGCAGGGCCCACTCCCACGCCA ggaccagtttcatctCACTGGTCTCCTGCCCTGCGcacccccttcctaagtttcatggatgACGATTTTCCCACGGACAAGGGTGGAGCTCGGCAGCGGGTCCCCAACAGGCCACGGGGGTCTGCatcccaggggttggggaccgcagccctAGGGTTCTGGTTTGCAACATTCAGCCCCAAGCCACCAACCC CTTGTCGCGCCTGGCGGTCTCTACCCGCGGGTTGGTACCTGCCCTTGCGGGGTCCACAGCAGCCTCCGCGCAGCCCACCCGCTCCGGCCCGCTGCTCCCGCACCGTCACCCGGGCCGCGCCCGGGCGggagggacgggggaggggcCGCCGCGCGCGTGAATGGaggcgcgggcggggcgcggaGCGGCGGCGGGAGAGGCGGGAAGGCGGGGACGAGGGGGGCGCGGGGTATAAACGCGCGGCTGCCGAGGCGGGAGCGAGCAGAGCAGCCTCGGAGCCCAGCCAAGCCGCCCTCCGGCCTCCAGCCGAGTCCCTTCCTGAGCTCCGCCCGCGCATCTCCCGCGGGTGGCTGCGAGGAAGGTCCCGGCGTCCGTCCCGAAGCGCAATCCTGGAGGgcggcggggaggaggagggcggtGAGGCCCTGCACGCCGTGGCGACGGCGGCGCCCAATGAGTCCTGGTGGGCGCCGGGCAACGCGTCGGGCTGCCCGGGCTGCGGCGCCAACGCCTCGGACGGCCTGGCCCCCGCGCCGCGGCCCGTGGACGCCTGGCTCGTGCCTCTTTTCTTCGCCGCCCTGATGTGTCTCGGCCTGGCGGGGAACTCGCTGGTCATCTACGTCATCTGCCGCCACAAGCAGATGCGGACGGTGACCAACTTCTACATTG ccaacCTGGCGGTCACGGACGTCACCTTCCTGCTGTGCTGCGTGCCCTTCACAGCGCTGCTGTACCCGCTGCCCGCCTGGGTGCTGGGCGACTTCATGTGCAAGTTCGTCAACTACATTCAACAG GTGTCCGTGCAGGCCACGTGCGCCACTCTGACGGTCATGAGCGTGGACCGCTGGTACGTGACAGTGTTCCCGCTGCGCGCCCTGCACCGCCGCACGCCCCGCCTGGCGCTGGCCGTCAGCCTCAGCATCTGGGCTG GCTCTGCGGCCGTGTCTGCGCCGGTGCTGGCCCTGCACCGCCTGTCGCCGGGGCCGCGCACCTACTGCAGCGAGGCCTTCCCCAGCCGCGCCCTCGAGCGCGCCTTCGCGCTCTACAACCTGCTGGCGCTCTACCTGCTCCCGCTGCTCGCCACCTGCGCCTGCTACGGGGCCATGCTGCGCCACCTGGGCCGGGCCGCCgtgcgccccgcgcccgccgacAGTACGCTCCAG GGGCAGCTGCTGGCCGAGCGCGCGGGCGCCGTGCGTGCCAAGGTCTCGCGGCTGGTGGCGGCCGTGGTCCTGCTCTTCGCCGCCTGCTGGGGCCCCATCCAGCTGTTCCTGGTGCTGCAGGCGCTGGGCCCGGCGGGCGCCTGGCACCCCCGCAGCTACGCTGCCTACGCGCTCAAGACCTGGGCGCACTGCATGTCCTACAGCAACTCGGCGCTCAACCCGCTGCTCTACGCCTTCCTGGGCTCCCACTTCAGACAGGCCTTCCGCCGCGTCTGCCCCTGCGCGCCTCGGcgcccccgccggccccgccggTCCGGGCCCCCCGACTCCGCCGCCCCCCACGCCGAGCTGCACAGCCTGGCCGCGCACCCGGCCCCCGCCAGGACGCCGAAGCCCAGAAGCAAcgggccggcagcgcgcaggctgtGTGTCGTGGGGGAGCAcactgcccctctctga
- the R3HDM4 gene encoding R3H domain-containing protein 4 isoform X3 produces MVALENPEGGPEVATAEGAPGGRRLLPLPGCLPTLAGSQVKRLSASKRKQHFINQAVRNSDLVPKAKGRKSLQRLENTQYLLTLLETDGGPPGLEDGDLAHPAAPGIFAEACNNATYVEVWNDFMNRSGEEQERVLRYLEDEGRSKARRRGPGRGEDQRREDPAYTPRECFQRISRRLRAVLKRSRIPMETLETWEERLLRFFSMSPQAVYTAMLDNSFERLLLHAVCQYMDLISASADLEGRRQMKVSNRHLDFWPPELLLSAYLEQHS; encoded by the exons ATGGTCGCCCTGGAGAACCCGGAGGGCGGCCCGGAGGTGgcgacggcggagggcgccccgggcgggcggcggctgcT GCCTCTTCCAGGCTGTCTGCCCACTCTGGCCGGCTCCCAGGTGAAGAGACTTTCGGCTTCTAAGCGGAAGCAACACTTCATCAACCAGGCAGTGAGGAACTCAGACCTCGTGCCCAAGGCCAAGGGGCGGAAGAGCCTCCAGCGCCTGGAGAACA CCCAGTACCTCTTGACCCTGTTGGAGACAGATGGAGGCCCACCTGGCCTGGAGGACGGGGACCTAGCACACCCCGCGGCACCAGGCATCTTCGCGGAGGCCTGCAACAACGCCACCTACGTGGAG GTCTGGAATGACTTCATGAACCGCTCCGGCGAGGAGCAGGAGCGCGTGCTCCGCTACCTGGAGGATGAGGGCAGGAGCAAGGCACGGAGGCGCGGTCCTGGCCGCGGGGAGGACCAGCGGAGAG AGGACCCAGCCTACACGCCCCGAGAGTGCTTCCAGCGCATCAGTCGGCGTCTGCGAGCTGTGCTCAAGCGGAGCCGCATCCCCATG GAGACACTGGAGACCTGGGAGGAGCGGCTGCTCAGGTTCTTCTCCATGTCCCCCCAGGCCGTGTACACGGCCATGCTGGACAACAG CTTCGAGAGGCTCCTGCTTCACGCCGTCTGCCAGTACATGGACCTCATCTCGGCCA GTGCAGACCTGGAGGGCAGGCGGCAGATGAAAGTCAGCAATCGCCACCTGGACTTTTGGCCACCGGAGCTGCTCCTGTCTGCCTACCTGGAGCAGCACAGCTGA